One segment of Sinorhizobium mexicanum DNA contains the following:
- a CDS encoding ABC transporter ATP-binding protein, translating into MTNSPVLKVENLQTRFKSVQRGKFIHAVDDVSIELYPGEIVGLVGESGCGKSTLGRTIVGLEKASAGRVLLDGVDLSTLSGAALRKSRRALQYVFQDPYSCLNDRQTVGEAIDEALLIDGLSSHAERDRRTKELLDQVGLATSVKDRHTRELSGGQRQRVAIARSLAVNPRVLICDEPVSALDLSIRAQVMNLFLRLQKDLGVACLFIAHDLALVRQAASRVYVMYLGKIVEQGPSQELYDHPSHPYSQMLLASVPEVDPRVEKLRNGPLLVGEVPSPTNPPSGCRFRTRCPLAVENCSQKMPAVHGLSSGHSAACLFASELHEGRRSALH; encoded by the coding sequence ATGACGAACTCACCTGTACTCAAGGTCGAAAACCTTCAGACCCGCTTCAAAAGCGTACAGCGGGGTAAATTCATCCATGCAGTCGACGACGTTTCGATCGAGCTTTATCCGGGAGAGATTGTCGGCCTTGTTGGCGAATCCGGTTGCGGAAAGTCGACGCTCGGCCGAACTATCGTAGGACTCGAGAAGGCAAGCGCCGGGCGCGTTTTGCTCGACGGAGTTGACCTCAGCACTCTCTCAGGCGCAGCACTACGCAAAAGCCGCCGGGCACTGCAATATGTGTTCCAGGATCCCTATTCGTGTCTGAACGATCGCCAGACGGTCGGTGAAGCCATCGATGAAGCCCTGCTCATCGACGGACTCAGCTCGCACGCTGAGCGTGATCGCCGTACCAAGGAGCTGCTGGATCAGGTCGGCCTTGCAACCTCCGTCAAGGACCGGCACACACGCGAGCTCTCGGGCGGCCAGCGTCAGCGCGTTGCGATTGCCCGGTCGCTTGCTGTCAATCCAAGAGTGCTGATCTGCGACGAGCCGGTGAGCGCCCTGGATCTCTCCATTCGGGCGCAGGTGATGAACCTGTTCCTGCGGCTGCAGAAGGACCTGGGGGTGGCGTGCCTGTTCATCGCCCACGATCTTGCCCTGGTGCGACAGGCGGCCTCACGGGTCTATGTGATGTATCTCGGCAAGATCGTGGAGCAGGGACCCTCCCAGGAGCTTTACGACCATCCGAGCCATCCTTACTCGCAGATGCTGCTGGCGTCGGTTCCAGAGGTGGATCCGCGCGTCGAGAAGCTCCGCAATGGGCCGCTGCTGGTGGGGGAGGTGCCGAGTCCGACGAATCCGCCCTCCGGCTGCAGGTTCAGGACCCGCTGCCCTCTTGCCGTCGAGAACTGCTCTCAGAAGATGCCGGCGGTGCACGGCCTCTCATCCGGCCACAGTGCCGCTTGCCTATTCGCCTCCGAGCTTCACGAAGGTCGGCGTTCTGCACTTCACTGA